A genomic region of Lachnoclostridium edouardi contains the following coding sequences:
- a CDS encoding DMT family transporter, translating to MGQKKLQMTNIWTVALGAMVCCALWGSAFPCIKIGYQMFGILGDQVGTQILFAGIRFTLAGLMTVAIGSFISKKALIPKKTSWSMIFKLCIFQTVVQYLFFYMGLAHASGVKSSIITGSNVFLAVLIACLVFHQEHMTRQKILGCLLGFAGVVLINWNGGALESSMKWNGEGFIFLAALSYAISSVLIKDYSVKENPMILSGYQFTVGGLIMVCCGAALGGRLEIVTVGGILMLLYLGMLSAVAYSLWAVLLKYNPVSKVAVFGFMNPVFGVILSALLLGEGEQAFGWKSLAALILVCAGIFAVNRKK from the coding sequence ATGGGGCAGAAGAAACTGCAGATGACAAATATATGGACGGTGGCTTTAGGAGCTATGGTGTGCTGCGCTTTATGGGGAAGCGCCTTTCCCTGCATTAAAATCGGCTACCAAATGTTTGGAATTTTAGGAGATCAGGTAGGCACTCAGATTTTATTTGCAGGAATAAGGTTTACATTGGCCGGACTTATGACCGTGGCCATAGGAAGTTTTATCAGCAAAAAGGCGCTGATTCCTAAGAAAACCTCCTGGTCCATGATATTTAAGCTTTGCATCTTTCAGACAGTGGTGCAGTATTTATTTTTTTATATGGGTTTGGCCCATGCTTCAGGAGTAAAATCATCTATTATTACAGGCTCTAACGTTTTTCTGGCAGTGTTGATTGCATGTCTTGTATTTCACCAGGAGCATATGACCAGACAGAAAATACTAGGCTGTCTTTTAGGATTTGCAGGCGTTGTTCTCATAAATTGGAACGGAGGAGCCCTGGAAAGCTCTATGAAATGGAACGGAGAAGGCTTTATTTTTCTGGCCGCTTTGTCATATGCAATTTCTTCTGTGCTGATTAAAGATTATTCTGTCAAAGAAAATCCTATGATTTTATCAGGATACCAGTTTACTGTAGGAGGACTGATTATGGTGTGCTGCGGGGCTGCCTTAGGCGGGCGCCTGGAAATTGTAACAGTCGGCGGAATCCTGATGCTTTTGTATTTAGGAATGCTGTCAGCAGTGGCCTACTCTTTGTGGGCAGTGCTTTTAAAATATAATCCTGTTTCAAAAGTAGCAGTATTTGGCTTTATGAATCCTGTATTCGGCGTTATTTTGTCCGCTCTTCTTTTAGGCGAGGGAGAACAGGCCTTTGGCTGGAAAAGCCTGGCCGCCTTAATTTTAGTCTGCGCCGGAATATTTGCAGTAAACAGAAAAAAGTAA
- a CDS encoding S8 family peptidase, whose protein sequence is MEQAREAIHCGEAWNMGYTGKGVGVAVLDTGIFPHEDFGERITAFADFVQKKRVPYDDNGHGTHISAIIGGSGAASEGRYSGIAPECNIISVKVLDGRGNGYASDVLSGLQWIRANRKKYGIRIVNLSVGSYSKRGMGENSALVKGVNAAWDDGLVVVVAAGNNGPGRMTITTPGISRKVITVGCSDDHKEVTVMGNRLVDYSGRGPTVACVLKPDVVAPGSCIVSCANQPGRYQMKSGTSMSTPIMAGALALLLEKEPEMTNKDVKLLLRERTVDLGLPHIQQGWGCLDIEKLLK, encoded by the coding sequence ATGGAACAGGCCAGAGAAGCCATTCATTGCGGGGAAGCCTGGAATATGGGGTATACTGGGAAGGGCGTAGGAGTGGCCGTTCTGGATACCGGCATTTTCCCCCATGAAGATTTTGGTGAAAGAATTACTGCATTTGCAGATTTTGTACAGAAAAAAAGGGTTCCGTATGATGACAATGGACACGGAACCCATATTTCTGCGATTATAGGAGGAAGTGGGGCGGCTTCTGAGGGGCGTTACAGCGGGATTGCCCCAGAGTGTAATATTATTTCTGTAAAGGTGCTGGACGGAAGAGGAAACGGGTACGCTTCCGACGTGCTTTCAGGGCTTCAGTGGATTAGAGCCAACAGAAAAAAATATGGGATCAGAATTGTAAATTTATCTGTAGGCTCTTATTCTAAAAGAGGTATGGGTGAAAATTCTGCTCTTGTAAAGGGAGTAAACGCCGCCTGGGACGACGGATTAGTGGTTGTGGTGGCAGCGGGAAACAACGGACCGGGGCGTATGACCATAACAACTCCCGGAATCAGCAGAAAGGTTATTACTGTAGGATGTTCTGATGACCACAAGGAAGTAACTGTTATGGGAAACCGTTTAGTAGATTACTCAGGCAGAGGGCCTACAGTAGCTTGTGTGTTAAAGCCGGATGTAGTGGCTCCAGGCTCCTGTATTGTCAGCTGCGCCAATCAGCCTGGAAGATATCAAATGAAAAGCGGCACATCTATGTCCACGCCTATTATGGCCGGGGCTTTGGCTCTGCTTTTAGAAAAGGAGCCGGAGATGACCAACAAGGATGTAAAGCTTTTGCTCAGGGAAAGAACTGTAGATTTAGGCCTTCCTCATATTCAGCAGGGCTGGGGCTGTCTGGATATAGAGAAGCTTTTAAAGTGA
- the hydF gene encoding [FeFe] hydrogenase H-cluster maturation GTPase HydF, which produces MGMNQTPSGERLHIAFLGKRNAGKSSLVNAVTGQKLAIVSDVKGTTTDPVYKSMELLPLGPVVIIDTPGIDDHGELGLLRVSKARQVINKTDIAVIAADCREGLGEQEQDLISLLKKKEIPYIVAFTKADLCPEIEAERKKGHTPENEVFVSSNAGRGIQELKELIGKAVSREGEERKLVSDLLRPSDIAVLVVPIDKAAPKGRLILPQQQVIRDCLDCGASAVVCKENQLEHMLSLLKENVKLVITDSQVFPAVDKMTPPHILMTSFSVLFARYKGNLAQAASGARALDYIKNGDKILMCEGCTHHRQCGDIGTEKLPAWIRKYTKAEPEFVFTSGVEFPEDISSFALVIHCGGCMLNQREMKYRLAMAGDQNIPMTNYGTAIAYMNGILERSLKPFSVLAGQKF; this is translated from the coding sequence ATGGGAATGAATCAAACTCCGTCAGGGGAACGGCTTCACATTGCCTTTCTCGGAAAACGGAACGCAGGCAAATCCAGCCTGGTAAATGCAGTTACAGGACAGAAGCTGGCAATTGTTTCTGATGTAAAAGGCACTACCACAGATCCTGTTTACAAATCTATGGAGCTGCTTCCTCTGGGGCCGGTGGTGATTATTGACACGCCTGGAATAGATGACCATGGGGAATTAGGACTTTTAAGAGTGTCAAAGGCCAGACAGGTTATTAATAAAACAGATATTGCTGTAATTGCCGCAGACTGCAGAGAGGGCTTAGGGGAACAGGAGCAGGATTTAATCAGCCTGTTAAAGAAAAAAGAAATTCCTTATATTGTGGCCTTTACTAAGGCTGACCTTTGCCCGGAAATTGAGGCGGAGAGGAAAAAAGGCCATACCCCTGAAAATGAAGTGTTTGTCAGCTCTAACGCAGGCCGGGGAATACAGGAATTAAAAGAACTAATAGGAAAAGCTGTTTCCCGGGAGGGAGAAGAAAGAAAGCTGGTATCTGATTTATTAAGGCCTTCAGACATTGCAGTTTTAGTAGTGCCTATTGACAAGGCGGCGCCTAAAGGCAGATTAATTCTGCCTCAGCAGCAGGTAATCAGAGACTGTTTAGACTGCGGCGCCTCCGCCGTAGTCTGTAAGGAAAACCAGCTGGAGCATATGCTTTCCCTTTTAAAAGAAAATGTAAAGCTGGTTATTACAGACAGCCAAGTTTTTCCTGCTGTAGATAAAATGACTCCTCCTCATATACTGATGACTTCATTTTCCGTGCTGTTTGCCAGATATAAGGGGAATTTGGCTCAGGCGGCATCGGGGGCAAGAGCTTTAGATTACATTAAAAACGGGGATAAAATACTGATGTGCGAAGGCTGCACTCATCACCGGCAGTGCGGGGATATTGGAACGGAAAAGCTGCCGGCGTGGATAAGAAAATATACCAAGGCAGAGCCGGAATTTGTATTTACTTCCGGCGTTGAGTTTCCGGAGGACATAAGCAGTTTTGCTTTGGTGATTCACTGCGGAGGCTGTATGTTAAACCAAAGAGAAATGAAATACCGTTTGGCTATGGCCGGGGATCAGAATATCCCCATGACGAATTACGGTACGGCCATCGCTTACATGAACGGAATTTTAGAAAGAAGTTTGAAGCCGTTTTCTGTACTGGCAGGCCAGAAATTCTAA
- the tnpA gene encoding IS200/IS605 family transposase — MDSNSLSHTKWNCKYHIVFAPKYRRKIAYGKIKQDIANILSMLCKRKGVKIVEAEICPDHVHMLVEIPPSISVSYFVGYLKGKSTLMIFERHTNLKYKYGNRHFWCRGYYVDTVGKNAKKIQEYIANQLQEDLEYDQMTLKEYIDPFTGEPVKANK; from the coding sequence ATGGATAGTAACAGTTTATCACATACAAAATGGAATTGTAAGTATCATATTGTATTTGCACCAAAATATAGGAGAAAAATAGCATACGGAAAAATAAAACAGGATATAGCAAATATTTTAAGTATGTTATGCAAAAGAAAAGGTGTAAAAATTGTAGAAGCAGAGATATGTCCAGATCATGTACATATGCTAGTAGAAATTCCGCCAAGCATTAGCGTATCGTATTTTGTAGGGTATTTGAAAGGAAAAAGTACACTTATGATATTTGAAAGACATACAAATTTGAAATATAAATATGGAAATAGACATTTTTGGTGTCGAGGATATTATGTAGATACGGTAGGGAAAAATGCAAAGAAAATACAGGAATATATAGCAAATCAGTTACAAGAAGATTTGGAATATGATCAGATGACACTGAAAGAGTATATTGACCCGTTTACGGGTGAGCCAGTAAAAGCAAACAAATAA
- the recA gene encoding recombinase RecA, with the protein MNKDDKLKALDAALTQIEKAYGKGSVMKLGDSRTNMNIETVPTGSLSLDIALGLGGVPKGRIIEVYGPESSGKTTVALHMVAEVQKRGGIAGFIDAEHALDPVYARNIGVDIDNLYISQPDNGEQALEITETMVRSGAVDIIIVDSVAALVPKAEIEGDMGDSHVGLQARLMSQALRKLTAVISKSNCTVIFINQLREKVGVMFGNPETTTGGRALKFYSSVRLDVRRTETLKQAGEMIGNHVRVKVVKNKIAPPFKEAEFDIMFGKGISREGDILDLAAKENIVEKSGAWYAYQGTKIGQGRENAKIYLKDNPEIRDEIELKVRAKYGLPGAEEAEALAAAGKAKTSDGSLTSDSGKEAAE; encoded by the coding sequence ATGAATAAAGATGATAAATTAAAAGCATTGGATGCGGCCCTGACCCAGATTGAAAAAGCATACGGAAAGGGCTCTGTGATGAAGTTAGGAGATTCCAGGACCAATATGAACATAGAGACTGTGCCTACAGGCTCATTAAGTCTGGACATTGCCCTTGGATTAGGCGGGGTGCCTAAGGGCAGGATTATAGAGGTTTATGGACCGGAGTCCAGCGGTAAGACTACAGTTGCCCTTCACATGGTGGCAGAGGTACAGAAGAGAGGTGGCATCGCAGGTTTTATTGATGCAGAACATGCTCTGGACCCTGTTTATGCAAGGAATATTGGAGTAGATATTGACAATCTGTATATTTCACAGCCGGACAATGGAGAGCAGGCTTTAGAGATCACAGAGACTATGGTGCGCTCCGGAGCTGTGGATATTATTATTGTAGACTCTGTAGCGGCTCTTGTGCCAAAGGCAGAGATTGAAGGCGATATGGGAGATTCTCATGTAGGACTTCAAGCCCGTTTGATGTCCCAGGCTTTGAGAAAGCTGACAGCCGTTATCAGCAAGTCTAACTGTACTGTTATATTTATTAATCAGCTGAGAGAAAAGGTTGGAGTAATGTTCGGAAATCCGGAGACTACCACAGGAGGCCGGGCCCTGAAGTTTTATTCCTCCGTTCGTCTGGACGTGCGCCGCACAGAGACTTTAAAGCAGGCTGGGGAGATGATTGGAAACCACGTCCGGGTAAAAGTTGTAAAGAACAAGATTGCTCCTCCGTTTAAGGAAGCAGAGTTCGATATAATGTTTGGAAAAGGAATCTCCAGAGAGGGAGATATTTTAGATTTGGCGGCCAAGGAAAATATTGTGGAAAAAAGCGGCGCCTGGTATGCATACCAGGGCACTAAGATTGGCCAGGGACGTGAAAACGCCAAGATTTATTTAAAAGACAACCCTGAAATCAGAGATGAAATTGAATTAAAAGTGAGAGCGAAATATGGACTTCCAGGAGCAGAGGAAGCAGAAGCTTTGGCTGCAGCAGGAAAAGCCAAAACCTCTGACGGCAGTCTCACATCTGATTCCGGTAAAGAAGCGGCGGAATAA
- a CDS encoding regulatory protein RecX, translated as MTVEMIVSVDKQRCKVLFDSGFAFVLYRGEINRFRIEEGAFIEEDVLEEIFAVLRKRARERLVHLLKASDKTEAQIRQKLLEGGYPSQIIEETLQFGKQCRYIDDSRYARRFAECSKNKSRKQIACQLAQKGVSRENIEEALECCQEEEEQQIMYWLRKKGYKQGREDDREYEKTAAFLYRKGFSGEIIHKAMEQWQKEQE; from the coding sequence ATGACAGTGGAGATGATTGTCTCTGTAGATAAACAAAGGTGCAAGGTCCTGTTTGACAGCGGCTTTGCCTTTGTTTTATACAGGGGAGAAATAAACAGATTCAGAATAGAAGAGGGGGCCTTTATAGAGGAGGATGTGCTGGAGGAGATTTTTGCTGTTCTGAGAAAAAGAGCCAGGGAGCGTCTGGTACATCTTTTAAAGGCTTCAGATAAAACAGAGGCCCAGATCAGACAGAAGCTGCTGGAGGGAGGCTACCCTTCTCAGATCATAGAGGAGACCCTTCAGTTTGGGAAGCAGTGCAGATATATTGACGATTCCAGATATGCCAGGCGGTTTGCAGAGTGCAGTAAGAATAAAAGCAGAAAGCAGATTGCCTGCCAGCTGGCTCAAAAGGGAGTTTCCAGAGAAAACATTGAGGAGGCTCTGGAGTGCTGCCAGGAGGAGGAAGAGCAGCAGATAATGTACTGGCTGAGAAAAAAGGGCTATAAGCAGGGGCGTGAAGATGACAGAGAATATGAGAAAACTGCCGCATTTTTATATAGAAAAGGATTTTCAGGAGAGATAATACACAAAGCTATGGAACAATGGCAGAAGGAGCAGGAATAA
- the hydG gene encoding [FeFe] hydrogenase H-cluster radical SAM maturase HydG: MFEYNPSSLKAEEFINHQEIMDTLSYAEENKHNAQLIDKILEKARLRKGLSHREASVLLECDIPEKNEEIYQLAEQIKKDFYGNRIVMFAPLYLSNYCINGCVYCPYHLKNKHIARKKLTQEEIRKEVIALQDMGHKRLALETGEDPVNNPIEYVLESIKTIYSIKHKNGAIRRVNVNIAATTVENYRKLKEAGIGTYILFQETYHKESYEKLHPTGPKHDYCYHTEAMDRAQQGGIDDVGIGVLFGLELYRYEFAGLLMHAEHLEAVFGVGPHTISVPRIRRADDIDPSAFDNGIDDDTFAKLVACIRISVPYTGMIISTRESQKCRERVLHLGVSQISGGSKTSVGGYAEPEPEEDNSAQFDVSDNRTLDEVVRWLMELGYIPSFCTACYREGRTGDRFMSLCKSGQIQNCCHPNALMTLKEYLLDYASPATKKIGEEMILKEINTIPKEKVREIVLKNLVEIEKGNRDFRF, translated from the coding sequence ATGTTTGAATATAATCCATCATCATTAAAAGCAGAGGAATTTATTAATCACCAGGAAATTATGGACACTTTGTCCTATGCAGAAGAAAATAAGCATAATGCACAGCTGATTGATAAGATTCTGGAAAAGGCCAGATTGAGAAAAGGATTAAGCCACAGAGAGGCTTCTGTGCTGTTAGAGTGTGATATTCCTGAGAAGAATGAGGAGATTTATCAGCTGGCGGAGCAGATTAAAAAGGACTTTTACGGAAACAGAATCGTTATGTTCGCCCCTCTTTACTTGTCTAACTATTGTATTAACGGCTGCGTATACTGTCCATATCATTTGAAAAATAAACATATTGCCAGGAAAAAACTGACTCAGGAGGAAATCAGAAAAGAAGTAATTGCTCTTCAGGATATGGGACATAAGCGCCTGGCTTTGGAGACAGGGGAGGACCCTGTGAATAATCCTATTGAGTATGTTTTGGAAAGTATTAAAACAATTTACAGTATTAAACATAAAAACGGGGCTATCCGCCGGGTAAATGTAAATATCGCCGCAACTACAGTGGAAAATTACAGAAAGCTAAAGGAAGCGGGAATCGGAACTTATATTTTATTCCAGGAGACTTACCATAAAGAAAGCTATGAAAAGCTTCATCCAACCGGACCGAAGCATGATTACTGCTATCATACAGAGGCTATGGACAGAGCTCAGCAGGGCGGCATAGATGATGTGGGAATCGGCGTGCTGTTTGGCCTGGAGCTGTACAGATATGAGTTTGCAGGTCTTTTAATGCACGCAGAGCATCTGGAGGCAGTATTTGGCGTAGGTCCTCACACCATCAGCGTGCCCAGAATCAGAAGAGCAGATGATATTGACCCTTCTGCATTTGACAATGGAATTGACGACGACACATTTGCCAAGCTGGTGGCCTGTATAAGAATATCCGTGCCGTACACAGGCATGATTATTTCCACAAGGGAAAGCCAAAAGTGCAGGGAAAGAGTGCTTCATCTGGGAGTTTCCCAGATCAGCGGCGGTTCTAAAACAAGCGTGGGAGGATACGCAGAGCCGGAGCCTGAGGAGGATAATTCTGCACAGTTTGATGTCAGCGACAACAGAACCTTAGATGAGGTAGTCCGCTGGCTGATGGAATTAGGCTATATTCCAAGCTTTTGTACAGCCTGTTATAGGGAAGGAAGAACCGGCGACAGGTTTATGAGTCTGTGCAAAAGCGGACAGATTCAAAATTGCTGCCATCCCAATGCATTAATGACTTTAAAGGAGTATTTGTTAGATTATGCTTCACCGGCTACAAAGAAAATCGGCGAAGAAATGATTTTAAAAGAGATTAACACTATTCCGAAAGAAAAGGTAAGAGAAATTGTGCTGAAAAATCTGGTGGAAATTGAAAAAGGCAACAGAGATTTCCGGTTCTAG
- the rny gene encoding ribonuclease Y translates to MIIVAPITWALAIAYRKKAYESKIGSAEEKSREIIDEALKTAETKKREALLEAKEESLKTKNELEKETKERRAELQRYERRVLSKEENLDKKSEAMEKREASLAAREETLSKKNAEVDALYEKGIQELEKISGLTSEQAKEYLLKSVEEDVKHDTAKLIKELESKAKEEADKKAKDFVVTAIQRCAADHVAETTVSVVQLPNDEMKGRIIGREGRNIRTLETMTGVELIIDDTPEAVVLSGFDPIRREVARIALERLIVDGRIHPARIEEMVEKAQKEVETNMREEGEAATLEVGVHGIHPELVKLLGKMKFRTSYGQNALKHSIEVAQLSGLLAAEIGADVRMAKRAGLLHDIGKSIDHETEGSHIQLGVELCRKYKESGIIINAVESHHGDVEPQSLIACIVQAADTISAARPGARRETLETYTNRLKQLEDITNSFKGVDKSFAIQAGREVRIMVVPEQITDDDMVLLARDVSKKIEAELEYPGQIKVNVIRESRVTDYAK, encoded by the coding sequence ATGATTATCGTAGCTCCTATTACCTGGGCATTGGCAATCGCATACCGGAAAAAGGCATACGAGAGTAAAATCGGCAGTGCAGAAGAAAAATCCAGGGAAATAATAGATGAAGCATTGAAAACCGCAGAGACGAAGAAGCGAGAAGCTCTCCTTGAGGCGAAGGAAGAGTCTTTAAAGACTAAAAATGAGCTGGAAAAGGAAACGAAAGAAAGAAGAGCAGAGCTTCAGCGTTATGAAAGACGTGTGCTGAGCAAGGAAGAAAATCTGGACAAAAAGTCCGAAGCAATGGAAAAAAGGGAAGCCAGTCTGGCAGCCCGGGAGGAAACCCTGTCAAAGAAAAATGCAGAGGTCGATGCATTATATGAGAAGGGGATACAGGAACTGGAAAAGATTTCCGGCCTGACCTCCGAACAAGCAAAAGAATATCTTTTAAAATCTGTTGAGGAAGATGTCAAACATGACACCGCAAAGTTAATTAAGGAACTGGAAAGCAAAGCAAAAGAGGAAGCCGATAAAAAGGCAAAAGATTTTGTAGTTACAGCGATTCAAAGATGTGCCGCTGATCATGTGGCAGAGACAACAGTTTCAGTAGTACAGCTTCCTAATGATGAAATGAAGGGACGTATCATAGGAAGAGAAGGACGTAACATTCGTACATTAGAGACGATGACCGGCGTAGAGTTGATTATAGACGATACCCCGGAAGCAGTAGTATTATCAGGATTTGATCCAATCCGCAGAGAAGTAGCCAGAATTGCATTGGAGCGTTTAATTGTGGACGGACGTATTCACCCGGCCAGAATTGAAGAGATGGTAGAAAAAGCCCAGAAAGAAGTAGAGACTAACATGAGAGAAGAGGGAGAGGCTGCAACGCTGGAGGTTGGCGTTCACGGCATTCACCCGGAATTAGTGAAGCTTCTTGGCAAGATGAAATTCAGAACAAGCTATGGACAGAATGCATTAAAGCATTCCATTGAAGTTGCACAGTTGTCAGGACTGCTGGCTGCCGAAATTGGCGCAGATGTCCGTATGGCAAAACGTGCCGGCTTATTACATGACATTGGTAAATCCATCGACCATGAGACAGAAGGTTCTCATATCCAGTTAGGCGTAGAGCTGTGCCGCAAGTACAAAGAGTCCGGCATAATCATAAACGCTGTAGAATCTCATCATGGTGATGTTGAGCCGCAAAGTCTGATCGCATGTATCGTTCAGGCGGCAGATACAATTTCAGCCGCAAGACCTGGTGCAAGAAGAGAGACTTTGGAAACATATACAAACAGATTAAAACAATTAGAAGATATTACAAACTCCTTTAAGGGAGTGGACAAGTCTTTTGCTATTCAAGCAGGCAGAGAAGTCAGAATTATGGTTGTTCCAGAGCAAATTACAGATGACGATATGGTTCTGCTGGCCAGAGACGTTTCTAAGAAAATTGAGGCGGAGCTGGAGTATCCGGGCCAGATCAAGGTCAATGTAATTCGGGAATCCAGAGTTACAGATTACGCAAAATAA
- a CDS encoding PucR family transcriptional regulator, translating to MYFNLMDLLRKTGMVGESRFINKSGDKENRVKITAVRWAEGEGQEKPIQKEAVYVLPLSGQFIMESLDLYEKAGCTGVVLIGDKLGSYREYKGRMAVAEAVSAMSPVEIAQALCDVVIQECQDSYREIVDTNRYLSNNTLNRHNIVEMLEYFKGLMKNPVAVFDRMFHCLAATDEFLKDLICLRTLPNKVSLDSKYLTRYFVRQRVSLHVEGTQREYTMISFPISFQGKVKAFLSIPQIYQKVEGLDYPKMEITASAIMAELKHEFALQMAEERNIDSFFYNLIHRKNPDLEELKEQARLFGFKNDRPFITIIFCVECQGEILDAPLSLSSMLRPSKEEKMFLTVKKCVEDMGEPVLTGYVNGKIMALLETDSMEAQGVLHIKECCKKVKKAFKVQFTKSKVQIGVGSGEKDLSKICKSYENAKRAVSYGRLLYGEETDYIVEYKDTVLLKLIGSMGDQEELKNLVPPGLYFIQEYDKAHNSRLLDTITVYFEYNCNLRQSADVMNIHYKTMAYRMNQIYEICKTDFSESDTKLHYALGIKILGLLRDVDKEK from the coding sequence TTGTATTTTAATCTAATGGATTTATTAAGAAAAACAGGAATGGTGGGCGAAAGCCGTTTCATAAACAAAAGTGGTGATAAAGAAAACAGAGTAAAGATTACAGCAGTGCGGTGGGCAGAAGGGGAAGGACAGGAAAAGCCCATTCAAAAAGAGGCCGTTTATGTCCTGCCTTTGTCAGGACAATTTATTATGGAAAGCTTAGATTTATATGAGAAGGCCGGATGTACAGGCGTTGTACTGATTGGAGACAAGCTGGGGTCGTACAGAGAGTATAAAGGCCGGATGGCTGTGGCAGAGGCTGTAAGCGCTATGTCCCCAGTGGAAATTGCACAGGCATTGTGCGACGTTGTAATACAGGAGTGTCAGGATAGCTACAGAGAGATTGTGGATACAAACAGATATTTATCTAATAATACTTTAAACAGGCATAATATTGTGGAGATGCTGGAATATTTTAAAGGTTTAATGAAGAACCCAGTGGCTGTTTTTGACAGAATGTTTCACTGCCTTGCTGCCACAGATGAGTTCCTGAAAGACTTAATTTGCCTGCGCACGCTGCCTAATAAGGTATCTTTAGACAGCAAATATCTTACCAGATATTTTGTAAGGCAAAGGGTATCTTTACATGTGGAAGGAACACAAAGGGAATATACCATGATTTCCTTTCCGATCTCCTTTCAGGGAAAGGTTAAGGCTTTTCTTTCTATACCTCAGATATACCAGAAAGTAGAAGGTCTGGACTATCCCAAAATGGAAATCACAGCCTCTGCCATTATGGCGGAGCTAAAACATGAATTTGCCCTTCAGATGGCGGAGGAAAGGAATATCGACAGCTTTTTTTATAATTTGATTCACAGAAAAAACCCTGATTTAGAGGAACTGAAGGAACAGGCCAGATTGTTTGGATTTAAAAATGATAGGCCCTTTATAACAATAATTTTTTGTGTAGAATGTCAGGGAGAGATTTTAGATGCACCGTTAAGTTTAAGCAGTATGCTAAGGCCGTCTAAAGAAGAAAAAATGTTCTTGACAGTGAAAAAGTGTGTGGAAGATATGGGGGAACCTGTTTTAACAGGTTATGTAAATGGAAAAATTATGGCTCTTCTGGAAACTGATTCTATGGAGGCACAGGGAGTTTTACATATTAAAGAATGCTGCAAAAAAGTAAAAAAGGCTTTTAAGGTTCAATTTACAAAAAGTAAGGTGCAGATAGGCGTGGGAAGCGGGGAGAAGGATTTAAGCAAAATTTGTAAAAGCTACGAAAATGCAAAACGGGCAGTTTCGTATGGAAGGCTGCTTTACGGGGAGGAAACAGACTATATTGTAGAGTATAAGGATACAGTGCTTCTAAAGCTAATAGGAAGTATGGGAGATCAGGAGGAACTTAAAAATTTAGTTCCTCCAGGCCTGTATTTCATACAGGAATATGATAAGGCCCACAATTCCAGGTTGTTAGATACAATCACGGTTTATTTTGAATATAATTGCAATCTTAGGCAAAGCGCTGATGTAATGAATATACATTATAAGACAATGGCATACAGGATGAACCAGATTTATGAAATATGTAAAACAGATTTTTCAGAAAGCGATACCAAACTGCATTATGCTCTGGGGATAAAAATACTTGGACTTTTAAGAGATGTGGACAAAGAAAAGTAG